A stretch of DNA from candidate division WOR-3 bacterium:
CCCCGTTCAACGCCATCGGCCTGACGAACGGCGGCACATTCCGAGGCGCGGTACGCTTCACGCCGACCTATAACTGTACGCTCAAGGCAATAATATTCTATCAGCGTGACGCATCGTCAGACCAGTACGCGTTCGTGTTTGGTGAGGACACCGATACGACACCAGGTGCAATTCTGGACTCGATGCCCTATACCGGTTCAGGCACGCTTCAATGGAAGCGCGTCAATCTGACAACACCAAAGGTGATGAAAGCAGGTATTGACTTCTGGGCCTGCATCAGGATAACGCATACGGCCGGCACATTCCCGCTGGGCGTTGACTCCGGGCCGATGATTCCCAATCGTTCGGGGTTCATCTCTACCGGCGGTTCGTGGCAGCAGCTTTACTACGTCAACCCACAGCTGAACTACAGTTGGAACATCAGAGCGATCGTTGCCCGCGGGGTGACGCTGGCGCATGACGTCGGCGCCACCAAGATTCTGTCGCCCGGCCAGTCCATCAATCCGGGAAGTTATCCCTGCAAGGCCAGAATTGTCAACTTCGGCATGAGTGCTGAATCAAACATCCCAGTTACGTGCTGGATTGATTCAGCCGGAACTCGCGTGTACAACCAAACTCTCACCTACGCCGGCCCGCTCAATCCCGGGAACCGTGCGGACGTGACGTTCACACCGAACTGGAATACCGGGCCGTCCGGTGCCTCCTACAGCGTGAGAATGTTCACGTCGCTTGCCGGCGACCTGGACCCGTCCAACGATACGGTGCGTCAAACAACCGGCATCATGACCGGTCAGCCGCTGATGACACACGATACCGGGTACTGCAAGCTTTCGGTGACCTGCTTCGGCTCAATCGGTTACGACAACCCGCCGGCCCAGGACCTTGGTGTCGGATTCTGCTATCCTAAGACCGCGACCTCGGCGCTGTTCTATTCCAGTTTCGCGGTTGGTAATGACGTGAATTATGTTGCTGACCGTCACTTCAGCAACCCGGCTAACGGGCCGGTGAATGATGACCTCAAGCCAGTTGACAGTCTCAGGAACGCAGTGCCACCGACCAGTGACCAGCATTACCGGGGCGTGTACTCGGATGCCGGTCACCCGGCACCGAAGGGTATCCAGGTGGTTCAGAACAGTCACCAGATGGGTACCGCTGGCTCGCCAGGCTACGATGACTTCGTCGTGATTGCATTCGACATCCGTAATGCCGGAGCAAGCGCAGTCAACGGAGTCTGCGCCGGTGTGTTCGCGGACTTCGATATCGGAACAGCACCGACCGCCAATATCGCCGGCTCGGATACGGTTCGCCGTCTTGTGTATATGAGGCAACAGTCCACGGCCAACCCAACCGTCGGCGTGAAAATCCTGGCGCCGACTTCGTTCAAGAACCTGTCCTGCATTGACCATGCCCGATATGTGTATCCGGACTCGGCGATGACTGATGGCATGAAGTGGCGCTTCATGAACGGTACCGTTGTCCAGCGCACGTCGAACCGGGCCTATGACTGGTCGCTCATCGCATCGGTCGGCCCATTCGATCTGGGAGTGGGCCAGAGCTACCGGTTCGCAGTTGCGTTCGTCGGCGGTACGGACGAAACTCAGATCCGGGTCAATGCCGACAGTGCTCAGTCCTGGTACGATGCCCATGTCGGTATCGGCCAGAATCCGGGTTGGTCTGAAGCAGAACACCGGTTCGAGCTTGTGCCCAATCCTTTCCGCCGCAGCACCCTGGTTCATTACTCAACTCCGTCTGCCGGCAAGCTTCAGCTCTCAGTCTATGATGCCGGCGGCCGGCTTGTTGAGGAGCGGACGATGGACGTCAAGGCCGGGGCCGGTAGCTTCCGGTGGCAGCCTGGGAGCCTTGCTCGTGGGGTGTACTTCCTTGACATCAAAACACCTGACAGTGCAAGCCGGGTGAAGGCTCTGCTGCTCGAATAGCGCAATCTCGTCGTGGAAGCTCAGGGCGCCTTTGGGCGCCCTGAGTTCGTTTCTCACCGTGCCGCGGGCTTGGTAACGGTCGGATTTCGGATTACCTGACCAGGACCAGTCGCCTGGACAGTACCTGACCCTCGGCTTCAAGCCGCAGGAAGTACGTACCAGAGCAGGCCGGTGCTCCGCTGCTGTCACACCCGCCCCAGACAAGCGAGTGAGCACCAGCAGGACACAGTCCGCTGACAAGGGTCTGTACCTTCTGACCAAGAATATTGTACACTGAAAGGTTGACCCAGCTCGCCTTAGTCAGGCTGTACCTAATGGCGGTTGGAGATCGGCTAGGATTCGGACCCGGCAAGAGCAGCCCGAGTACGGGCAAGAAGCCGGGCCCGGCTCGCACGTTCGTGAGACGGTCGTAGCCAGTCTCCTCGTAGAACAAGGTCGCACTGGCGACCGTGTCAGTGGCTCTGAGCTGAATCCAGTAGTAGTCATTCGGGTGAGGAACTCTCACTGCATCGGTCAGCGGTTGCCATGGCTCCCATTCGATCAGTCCGACATTGTCAAACCACACATAACCAGTGTCGGAATAAGGAGCACTGCTTGCCAGTTCCAGGTCGAAGTACGCAGTGCCAGTGGTCGGGCTGAAATCGCGGTAATAGAATCTCCAGTCGGTCGTGCCATTGATTTCAGTACCGAGGTTTGCCGTACCAATAGGTGAAGAGCCGGCCCTTGCGGTGTAGAATTGAGCGGCAGCGCCGGCAAGTCGCGCATTCCGGGTTTTCATGTATGCGTACAGGGAATAACCGGCAGTATCGGAATAGCAAACCACCCGGTCCTCAAGGCCGGTCACTATCCGGGTGGCACCCGTTGCACGTGTCTGGCGCAGCGAACGCTGGCCCTCGTAACATACGGTATCGTAACTCTCGCCCGCCTGGTCCAGAAGCCACATCGTGGCACCTTCCTTTTCGAAGTTGCCGAACCAGACCATATCCCGTCCCAGTCGGAACTGCCAGTTGCGTCCGGGTGAGGCCGAGACTACACGCGACAGGCAGCCGATACGGACAAGAGCCAAGGGATTGGAAGTCCAGTATCCAGACTGCTGGAGCAGCTGCAACTGGCCTGACTGAGAGTAGACGATGGGGACGAGTGTAGCGGTGTCGAGTACAACCCAGGCCGTCGTACTCTCGGGGTTTACGACCACGTAGGTGCCAAGGTCCCGGGAGCGTCGGGCCAGGTAGTCAACAATGTGCCGGCCCAGCCGACCGAACGCCCGATTCGGTATGTAGTCGTCAATGAATACGGGGATGAGCGTGTAATTACGGAAACCAGTCTCGTCCACCTCCCCGGCAAGAATCACCGAAGGGTAGGTCTCCGAATACTCTTGGTCAAACGCAAAGTTCCCAAGCGAGTGAGCAATCAATCTGCCCTTGTACACCTCAAACCCCTGAAGCACGTGCGGATGGTGGCATACGACAAGGTCGGCACCTGCCTCGATTGCCCGGTGTCGCTCCGCGGTGTCGCCCGGAGCCGGAAACAGTGCGAACCGCGAGTACCACTCGTCTACCTCCTGAACACTGGCCCTTGAGTATTGACCATCGTTGTACCGGCTGTCCGGTGCAGACGCGTATTCCTCGCCGGTATGCGCCAAAACAACGACAATATCTGCGGTGCTACGAACTGACTCAATCTGGCGTCGGATGTGAAACGAATCGAAGTACGCAAACCCGGGCTTGTTCAACCCCGCGTCAAGATACGGCTGGTAGTTGTCATATTGGCCGTTCCGGTCGCAGGCAGCGAGGAACGCAAAGCTCAGCCCGGATTTCTGGACAAACACCGGCTGAAACGCCTCGTATGAGTTTGCACCGGCACCGCAATAGCCGATTCCATTGGCCGCAAGGCTGTCCTGGGTTTCACGCATCCCTTCAAGTCCGTAGTCAATCACGTGGTTATTCGCCAGGCAAACAACGTCAACGCCAGCGTAGGTAAGCCCGGCGACGTTCGATGGCCGTCCCCGGAATACTATCGGCTTGGTCGGATGCCGTGTGCCCTGTGCCGTCAAGGGGCTTTCAAGGTTGACGACGGTAATGTCAGCTGCATCGCCCAAATAGGGGAGAGTGGGCTTGAAGATTCCCCGCGGCCCAAGCGTATCAATGATGCCGCCTGGTAGCTCGTAACGCCGTGCGAGCATGATGTCACCGGTAAAGTTTACCCGCACCGGAAGTGTTGTCGGCCCCGGGTCCACATTGACCTTGCAGCTTGCCCGGCCCCAGCACCCGGTCGAATCCCTGACCTCGAGCAAAACCGTGTACTCGTGGTTGTCCCGGACCAAGTAGGTATGGAGTGGCCAGGAATCCCGGCTTGTGGAATCATCGCCGAACGACCAGTAGTAGTCGTGATAACGGCTGTCCGGATCGGTAATCCTCGAATAGAACTGCACCGTTACCAATGTATGGGGCGGAGTGTCAACCGGCTCCTGGAACTTGGCGCTTGGAACCTGCAATTTCTCTTTGCTTGCGTGCCATATCTCAACCCTTGGCGCAACCGGTCGGTCAGAAGTAATATCCAGAATCTCATCGAAATAGACCACCGCACGCGGGTCAGTATCCCGGTCATTCACGAATACGAGTCCGGTGACGACCGGCAGGTATCCGAACCTGGCCAGCCAGTCCTCGCCAACCGGCAAGAGATACAGGTTCCAGGTGTTCAGCGGAAATGCACCCTGATATACCGCTACCCAAGTATCCGGGTTTACCTGCTCTGAGCCAGCAAGAGAATAGAACAAAGTATGGGCTGAATCCTGCAGACCGAAACCCTGGATTTCGCCAAGGTAGGAAACATAGGCTGCCACCTGCCACACATCAGCCGAATCGAGCCGAATAGGGTAGATTGACTCGGTCTTCCAAGTGTTGCCATGTAAGCGAAGGGAATACGGCGAATTGTTGTAGGTGATGGCGGTATCAAGTCGCCAAGAATCCGGGTGCATGTCCTGGCCTGGAAACGAACGCAGGACAACATTGCCGTCGTCGAAGTTCTCGACCGTATCGGCAAACACACCGTCGCCCAAACCATGAAGCCGCGCTCCAGCACAAGGCGCTGAAGCCAACGCTGCGACAAAGAACACCAACTTGCCGGCTTTCATCACAGCTATGCTAGGCTGGAGCTGGATGCTGTCAACCGACGGGCATCCCGTGTCGCGTTGTCTAGTCCGAGCCCACGACTCGTTCGCCGCCCTATTGTCACAGCTCTGACTCTTGATATCGAAATCTGGGCATCCGCGGTTGCTTGACTTGATAGGGGTAGGTCATAGAATTCCGGCCGATGCTGAAACCCGGCGATTTCGTGTTGCTGTATCATTCGGAGCGGATGAAATACCTCTTGGAGCTCAAGGAAACTGGCAGGTTCTCTACCCATCGTGGTTGGATTGAGTTCAGCCAGATGCTTGGCCGTGATTACGGGGACTGCGTGAAGACCCAGCTCAACTGCTGGTTTCATCTACTGAAACCGACTATTGCCGACCTTTTACTCAAGGTCAGGCGCACGACGACAATCGTGTATCCTAAGGACACCGGCTTGATGCTTCTTGAGACCGTTGTATTTCCCGGTGCCCGTGTGATTGAAACCGGGTCGGGCTCAGGTGGACTGACTTCGGTCTTGGCTTGGTTTGTCCGGCCAACTGGCAGGGTGTACTCATACGAACGAAGGTCTGAATTCAGCGAAAATGCGCGGGCGAACGTTGAGCGGTACGGACTTGGACAGTTCTGCGAGTTCTTTGTTCAGGATCCGGAGACCAGGGGATTTGAGCAGACCGACGTTGACGCCGTGTTCCTGGATGTGCCAGAGCCGTGGACTCTTGTAAGGGCTGCACACCGCTCCCTGCGCGGCGGACACCCGCTGGCTGCAATCGTACCCACAGCCGAGCAACTCTCCAAGTTATCCAATGTCATGGAGTTGGAGGGGTTTGTTAGAGTTCGTTCAACTGAGATACTGAAACGTGACATGCTGGTACGAGCAGGCGGGACACGTCCTGCAGACCGGATGATAGGACATACCGTGTACATCGTTTTGGGACACAAGTCCAACCAGTCTGTTTCCCAAGCCAGAGTGCCCATGGGACAAATCCCAGCCGCCAGTGATGCGGAATAGAACGATCAGGTCAGAGGTACAGAGAAGCGGGTTTGAAGGACAAGGCAACGTTAGGGTACGGGAATTACGGGAGTCAGTTTCTACTTGTTCCGGCTTGCTCTTTCCTTTGGCCGTGTGGCTTGTTGCTTCAATTCTGATAACCGTGCTGTTATCTGTGGGCTGTCCGAAGCCGCACAAGTCGCACGCTGGAATACGCGTAGTCTCGCTTGTGCCGAGCGTAACCGAGATCATATTTCGCGTAGGTGCATCTTCGGCTCTCGTCGGGAATACGACATTCTGCAACTACCCGGAGTCAGCAAGGTACGTGTACAAGGTCGGTGACTTCCTGAACCCGGATATTGAGCGGATTGCGCAACTGAAGCCAGATATTGTGTTCCTCACCATGCCTACCCACCGTTTGATTGCCGAGAAGCTCTCTGAAATGGGTATCCGCTACTATACTTCCCAACCGGCAACCGTCGAGGACGTGTTCAGGGAGATTGACTCGGTCGGCCAACTTCTTGCTGCAGGCACTCGCGCAAAGTCGCTTGTGGACAGCCTCAGAGTCCGGCTCGACAGTCTGCCCGTGTTTCCAGACACGCCGACGGTATATGTTGAAATTTCCGACTCGCCACTGATGGCCGCCGGACCGCTCTCGTTCGTGTCGAGCCTGATAGTAGAGGCAGGGGGGAGGAACATCTGTCGAGGGGCTCAGGAATACCCGGTTGTTGACCCAGAGTACGTGGTCAAAGCCGGGCCGGACGTGATTCTGGCACTGTATCCTGGTGTTTCTCCTGCCAAGTTTGCTGAGCGGCTCGGCTGGGACAGAGTGCCGGCGGTCAGGAACAATCGCATCTACACCGGACTAGACTTAGACCTCCTTTCCAGACCCGGTCCAAGGGTGGTTGAGGCCATTGTCACCCTCAGCCATCTTATACATCCGGAATTACAGGAACCACCCCTACGCCGCCCTCCTCCTTCTGGAGAGAGGAGATGAAAGAGGGCTAAGAGCTGATCAGAGCAAGAAGCGCCGAAAGAAGGGCAGAAGTCTGGGTACTGCTCGTAGTCTTGCTCATTGCCGCGGCCGCGGTATCGTTCCTAATTGGGCCGGGCGGTCTACCTTCGAGCGGTCTAATCAAGTTCCGTCTGCTGCGTCTTGCGCTCGGCATTCTGGCCGGCGGGGTTCTGTCTCTGGTTGGTGCCTCACTCCAGGGACTTCTTCGCAATCCCCTGGTGGACCCGTTCACCCTTGGCGTCTCAAGCGGCTCGGCATTGGGCGCAAGCATGGTGATCGCCTGGGGGACGGCAACAAGCGTTGTGCTACCGGTTGCAGGTTTTGCCGGTGCGCTGGTGACGATACTTGCGGTCTATCTTCTCGCCCGGGTTAGAGGCAGAGTGACGGTCACCGGCCTGGTCTTGGCCGGAGTCATAATGAGTTTCCTGTTCTCAAGTCTTGTGATGCTCGTACTGGTTCTGGCGCGGCAACCTCTGGGTCGGGCTGTGTACCTCTTGATGGGACATCTTGGCGTGGCATTCACGCGCGGGTCGCTGCCGCTTTTCATCGGGTCGGCCGCAACAATGCTAGCCGGATGTGGGCTGCTGGTGGCATATGCCCGGGACCTGGACATCATGTCATCAAGTGAGGAAGCCGCACGCAGTCTGGGTGTAGACACTGCCAGAGTTACCAAGGTTGTCTTCGTCGTCTGTTCGGTTCTAGTCGGCCTGGTCGTCTCGTTCACTGGCGCAATCAGCTTTGTCGGTCTGGTAGTGCCCCACCTTGTCCGGATGATACTCGGACCGGTCCACCGTAGAGTTCTGCCAGCATCATTTCTATTTGGTGCCGCGCTTCTGCTGCTGGCCGATACCGCGGCACGGAACATCGTGCCGGGTGGCCTGCCCTTGTCGGTTGTGACCGCGCTTATCGGCGTCCCGTTCTTCATTTACCTTTTGAGGAGAAGGTTGTGAAAAGGACCAACAGACCTGGTCACGAAACCACGCAGGACGCAAGACCTGAGGCTGTTGCGCTGGATCGAGGAGAGCAGACCAGGACAGGCCAGCCTGCCGTCAGGTTTGAGCGGGTGAATTTTGGATACGGATCAGAGCTGCTGTTTGAGAACTTCAGCCTCGACATCGCTCCCGGTGAGTTCTTCGGCGTGATCGGACCGAACGGCGCAGGAAAGAGCACATTGCTGATGCTTGCGGCCGGGCTGCTTGCCCCGCACTCAGGCAGAGTCTCGGTTTTAGGTATGGATGTGGTACGTACTGCCCGCCGTGCGATTGCACGCCGGGTCGCGGTCGTACCGCAGGAAAGCTTTTTTGCCTTTGACTACGGAGTCGAAGACGTAGTGATGATGGGGCGGAACCCTTACCTTGGCCGGTTGGAAAGCCCTGGTCCGGCAGACTGGGTTCGCGTACGCGAGGCACTTGAGTTCGTGGATGCGACACATCTCGCTACCAAGAATATCAATCAAGTGTCGGCCGGTGAGAAGCAACGGGTCGTGCTGGCCCGAGCTCTTGCTCAGGAGCCAGTAGTCCTGCTCCTTGACGAAGCGATGTCTCATCTCGACATTGCACACCAGCGTTTGATCCTCGACATTCTCGAACGCTTGAACCAACAAGGAGTCACGATCGTCCTGCTGGCTCACGATTTGAACCTGGCAGCGCTCGCCTGTTCAAGAGTGCTCCTGCTCCGGTCCGGACGGCTGGTTGCCTGCGATTTGCCGGAACGGGTGATTACCGTTGAGCTAGTCCGGTCGGTGTACGGTATCGAGCCGATCGTTACCCGACATCCGGAAACAGACCGGCCCCAAGTCATGCTGCCGGCAACAGGAAAGAGAACGCGCATTAGGTAATAGACCGGGCTCCGATGAAGTCAGGAACCGGAACGTGAAGCGGTAGGCAGCGAGTCAGGGTGGTCCGGAAGCCGATTCTAGCCCGATGCTACCAAAGGTGCGGCGGGCAAGCTCGCGTGCGCTGTCCGGGTGCGCGAGGACACGACAACAGGATTCCAGGCTATCGATCTCAACGGTAAGGCTCCTGATGTCCCTGGTTAATCGCACGATCTGGCGGTGCTTGGCCCAGACCTTTAGTACGCCGTTTGGACCGGGCAGAAACACCGCGAGGACAACGATCCCGACACCCAGAAGAACATAGCCGAACCGGCGGCCTGTAGAACGCCTTCTGTTCACCTCGGCCCGCCATCTGTGACGCACAAGCCGCTGGCGGTGATTGGCGAACGGAGTGGTGCGCTTCATCGTGTGAGAGGAACAAGTCCAGCGTATGCCAGGCGGTCTTCTTCTTCGATGCGCAGAAGCCGATTGTACTTGGCGACCCGCTCGCCGCGGCAGGGCGCACCTGTCTTGATTTGTCCCGAGTTGGTTGCTACCGCAAGGTCGGCGATGAAGTGGTCGCCAGTTTCGCCTGAGCGGTGAGAAACCACGGTGCGATACCCATGCTCGGCTGCAACCTTCATGCAGTCCAGAGTCTCGCTGACGGTGCCGACCTGATTGGGCTTAATGAGTACCGCATTGGCCACATGCTCGCGCACGCCCTGTTCGAGTCGCTTGATTTGGGTCACGAATATGTCATCGCCAACAAGCTGCACCCGTGAGCCAAGTCGCGCGGTCAATTTGCGCCAGCCTTCCCAGTCATCTTCGGCCAGGCCGTCTTCGATTGAGATGAGCGGGTACCGTTCAAGCCAGCTGGCGTACATCTCGATCATGTCATCAGATGTCATCCGTCGTTCCCGGGAAATGCTGAGGACGTAACTGCCGTCACGGTAGAAGCCGCTGGCCGCCGGGTCAAGCGCCAGAAATACCTGTTCACCCGGCTCGTACCCAGCGGCCTCAATGGCTCTGAGCACGAACTTGATCGGTTCCTCGTTGTCCGCAAAGTCAGGAGCAAACCCGCCCTCGTCGCCAACCGTAGTCGGTTTACCGGCCTCTGTCAACAGGCGCTTCAAATGTTGGTACGTTTCACTTGCGGCCCGCAGCGCCTCGCGGAAGTTTGGGAGACCGGCCGGAACAATCATGAACTCCTGAAGGTCGAGGTTGTTCGGTGCGTGTGCGCCGCCGTTGATGACGTTGAACTGGGGGGTAGGCAAAAGCCTGGTACCGGCCCCGCCAAGATAGCGGTAGACCGGAAGACCGGCGGACGCAGCCGCGGCCCGGCATACTGCAAGCGAAACACCAAGCAGGGCGTTGGCTCCGAGTCTGGACTTGTTCGTCGTGCCGTCGAGCTCGCACAACGTGTGGTCAATACGATACTGGTCAAATGCACTCATGCCGGCCAGGCGTTCGCGAATAACGGTATTGACATTCTCGATCGCTTTCAGCACTCCGCGACCGAGGTAGCGCTGCTGGTTCCCGTCACGCAGCTCCAGGGCCTCGAACCGGCCCGTTGAAGCTCCGGATGGGACTGAAGCCCGGCCCATCGTGCCGTCAGACAGAATGCAGTCTACCTCAAGTGTAGGTTGGCCGCGCGAGTCCAGTATCTGTCTCGCCCTGATGTCGGCAATCTTCCGGTTCATTTCTGAACCTCCGCGGCTAGACATGTGCTCGCGTACTCAGCCCGGCGTTCAGCGTAGAGCGGGAACGCAGCCACAAGTTCCGCGACCTCGGTCTTGACCTTTTCCAGAGCAGCTTCGTCGCCAGCCGACGCTATTGCCCGGTCAATGAGTCCGGCAACCCTGCGCATCTCTGGTTCTTTCATGCCCCGGGTTGTGAGGGCCGGGGTGCCGAGCCTTATTCCAGAGGCAACGAATGGTTTCTCTGGGTCAAACGGAATTGTGTTCCGGTTTACGGTTATCCGCACCTTGCCGAGCACTTTTTCCGCATCCCGGCCGGTTATCTTTTTCGGCCTGAGGTCAACGAGCATGAGGTGGTTGTCGGTTCCGCCGGACACGATACGAAAGCCAAGGCTGGCCAGAGCCTCGGCCAGAGCTTTGGCATTGGCCAGGGTCTGGCGCTGATACTCACGAAACTGAGGGGTGAGCGCTTCCTTGAATGCAACCGCCTTGGCCGCGATGCAATGCTCCAGTGGACCACCCTGGGTGCCGGGAAACACAACCTTGTCCACTTCTTCAGCCAGATGTGCCTTGCACATGATGATTGCTCCACGCGGGCCGCGCAGGGTCTTGTGC
This window harbors:
- a CDS encoding T9SS type A sorting domain-containing protein gives rise to the protein MKGSTVVLCLILAVGLAPGALPGNREAGHQTTTPLLSAANVKLAPNEVVLNPVVPVELEPYDNPDETLHYDRTPFNAIGLTNGGTFRGAVRFTPTYNCTLKAIIFYQRDASSDQYAFVFGEDTDTTPGAILDSMPYTGSGTLQWKRVNLTTPKVMKAGIDFWACIRITHTAGTFPLGVDSGPMIPNRSGFISTGGSWQQLYYVNPQLNYSWNIRAIVARGVTLAHDVGATKILSPGQSINPGSYPCKARIVNFGMSAESNIPVTCWIDSAGTRVYNQTLTYAGPLNPGNRADVTFTPNWNTGPSGASYSVRMFTSLAGDLDPSNDTVRQTTGIMTGQPLMTHDTGYCKLSVTCFGSIGYDNPPAQDLGVGFCYPKTATSALFYSSFAVGNDVNYVADRHFSNPANGPVNDDLKPVDSLRNAVPPTSDQHYRGVYSDAGHPAPKGIQVVQNSHQMGTAGSPGYDDFVVIAFDIRNAGASAVNGVCAGVFADFDIGTAPTANIAGSDTVRRLVYMRQQSTANPTVGVKILAPTSFKNLSCIDHARYVYPDSAMTDGMKWRFMNGTVVQRTSNRAYDWSLIASVGPFDLGVGQSYRFAVAFVGGTDETQIRVNADSAQSWYDAHVGIGQNPGWSEAEHRFELVPNPFRRSTLVHYSTPSAGKLQLSVYDAGGRLVEERTMDVKAGAGSFRWQPGSLARGVYFLDIKTPDSASRVKALLLE
- a CDS encoding CapA family protein, which produces MKAGKLVFFVAALASAPCAGARLHGLGDGVFADTVENFDDGNVVLRSFPGQDMHPDSWRLDTAITYNNSPYSLRLHGNTWKTESIYPIRLDSADVWQVAAYVSYLGEIQGFGLQDSAHTLFYSLAGSEQVNPDTWVAVYQGAFPLNTWNLYLLPVGEDWLARFGYLPVVTGLVFVNDRDTDPRAVVYFDEILDITSDRPVAPRVEIWHASKEKLQVPSAKFQEPVDTPPHTLVTVQFYSRITDPDSRYHDYYWSFGDDSTSRDSWPLHTYLVRDNHEYTVLLEVRDSTGCWGRASCKVNVDPGPTTLPVRVNFTGDIMLARRYELPGGIIDTLGPRGIFKPTLPYLGDAADITVVNLESPLTAQGTRHPTKPIVFRGRPSNVAGLTYAGVDVVCLANNHVIDYGLEGMRETQDSLAANGIGYCGAGANSYEAFQPVFVQKSGLSFAFLAACDRNGQYDNYQPYLDAGLNKPGFAYFDSFHIRRQIESVRSTADIVVVLAHTGEEYASAPDSRYNDGQYSRASVQEVDEWYSRFALFPAPGDTAERHRAIEAGADLVVCHHPHVLQGFEVYKGRLIAHSLGNFAFDQEYSETYPSVILAGEVDETGFRNYTLIPVFIDDYIPNRAFGRLGRHIVDYLARRSRDLGTYVVVNPESTTAWVVLDTATLVPIVYSQSGQLQLLQQSGYWTSNPLALVRIGCLSRVVSASPGRNWQFRLGRDMVWFGNFEKEGATMWLLDQAGESYDTVCYEGQRSLRQTRATGATRIVTGLEDRVVCYSDTAGYSLYAYMKTRNARLAGAAAQFYTARAGSSPIGTANLGTEINGTTDWRFYYRDFSPTTGTAYFDLELASSAPYSDTGYVWFDNVGLIEWEPWQPLTDAVRVPHPNDYYWIQLRATDTVASATLFYEETGYDRLTNVRAGPGFLPVLGLLLPGPNPSRSPTAIRYSLTKASWVNLSVYNILGQKVQTLVSGLCPAGAHSLVWGGCDSSGAPACSGTYFLRLEAEGQVLSRRLVLVR
- a CDS encoding tRNA (adenine-N1)-methyltransferase; protein product: MLKPGDFVLLYHSERMKYLLELKETGRFSTHRGWIEFSQMLGRDYGDCVKTQLNCWFHLLKPTIADLLLKVRRTTTIVYPKDTGLMLLETVVFPGARVIETGSGSGGLTSVLAWFVRPTGRVYSYERRSEFSENARANVERYGLGQFCEFFVQDPETRGFEQTDVDAVFLDVPEPWTLVRAAHRSLRGGHPLAAIVPTAEQLSKLSNVMELEGFVRVRSTEILKRDMLVRAGGTRPADRMIGHTVYIVLGHKSNQSVSQARVPMGQIPAASDAE
- a CDS encoding helical backbone metal receptor, producing MLLSVGCPKPHKSHAGIRVVSLVPSVTEIIFRVGASSALVGNTTFCNYPESARYVYKVGDFLNPDIERIAQLKPDIVFLTMPTHRLIAEKLSEMGIRYYTSQPATVEDVFREIDSVGQLLAAGTRAKSLVDSLRVRLDSLPVFPDTPTVYVEISDSPLMAAGPLSFVSSLIVEAGGRNICRGAQEYPVVDPEYVVKAGPDVILALYPGVSPAKFAERLGWDRVPAVRNNRIYTGLDLDLLSRPGPRVVEAIVTLSHLIHPELQEPPLRRPPPSGERR
- a CDS encoding iron ABC transporter permease, whose translation is MLIAAAAVSFLIGPGGLPSSGLIKFRLLRLALGILAGGVLSLVGASLQGLLRNPLVDPFTLGVSSGSALGASMVIAWGTATSVVLPVAGFAGALVTILAVYLLARVRGRVTVTGLVLAGVIMSFLFSSLVMLVLVLARQPLGRAVYLLMGHLGVAFTRGSLPLFIGSAATMLAGCGLLVAYARDLDIMSSSEEAARSLGVDTARVTKVVFVVCSVLVGLVVSFTGAISFVGLVVPHLVRMILGPVHRRVLPASFLFGAALLLLADTAARNIVPGGLPLSVVTALIGVPFFIYLLRRRL
- a CDS encoding ABC transporter ATP-binding protein — protein: MKRTNRPGHETTQDARPEAVALDRGEQTRTGQPAVRFERVNFGYGSELLFENFSLDIAPGEFFGVIGPNGAGKSTLLMLAAGLLAPHSGRVSVLGMDVVRTARRAIARRVAVVPQESFFAFDYGVEDVVMMGRNPYLGRLESPGPADWVRVREALEFVDATHLATKNINQVSAGEKQRVVLARALAQEPVVLLLDEAMSHLDIAHQRLILDILERLNQQGVTIVLLAHDLNLAALACSRVLLLRSGRLVACDLPERVITVELVRSVYGIEPIVTRHPETDRPQVMLPATGKRTRIR
- the eno gene encoding phosphopyruvate hydratase, coding for MNRKIADIRARQILDSRGQPTLEVDCILSDGTMGRASVPSGASTGRFEALELRDGNQQRYLGRGVLKAIENVNTVIRERLAGMSAFDQYRIDHTLCELDGTTNKSRLGANALLGVSLAVCRAAAASAGLPVYRYLGGAGTRLLPTPQFNVINGGAHAPNNLDLQEFMIVPAGLPNFREALRAASETYQHLKRLLTEAGKPTTVGDEGGFAPDFADNEEPIKFVLRAIEAAGYEPGEQVFLALDPAASGFYRDGSYVLSISRERRMTSDDMIEMYASWLERYPLISIEDGLAEDDWEGWRKLTARLGSRVQLVGDDIFVTQIKRLEQGVREHVANAVLIKPNQVGTVSETLDCMKVAAEHGYRTVVSHRSGETGDHFIADLAVATNSGQIKTGAPCRGERVAKYNRLLRIEEEDRLAYAGLVPLTR